Proteins from a single region of Camelus ferus isolate YT-003-E chromosome 23, BCGSAC_Cfer_1.0, whole genome shotgun sequence:
- the LOC116659228 gene encoding LOW QUALITY PROTEIN: alpha-1,6-mannosyl-glycoprotein 4-beta-N-acetylglucosaminyltransferase-like (The sequence of the model RefSeq protein was modified relative to this genomic sequence to represent the inferred CDS: inserted 4 bases in 2 codons) has product MYHCLWKFLLVAVSLTLLGFFLQEENEEHLKYSLSLQEEKKILWQLDQEQISSEVKNHLETFKDMQKTSSLLQQAKYKFLAGVPPQQKKLLVAGISSARHPHGSYLLDTLQSLFQASSEAELNCIVVLVCLSDSDPEWLNQTVTNISDGFKAHVEARRLLVVQGHISGSPLLGGLNNSNHSPPCKTPYSRQKADYALLMNFAISVSRHSLMLEDNVHCTPKFISTIYLTLLAWKERPWVILEFSILSLSGKVFHTSDLSRLTFLLLLFHGDTPTHLLLSEFRLLLAQNIPIRFSNSVFHHVSNYSVLEDVCFPVXKEETFSEPDNPTASVHTDMMSAVSNIPRYTYTXSKDCYATLNPLKGNHLTVILEGPQKATRIEVLTGSDRQKQYRLAHRQVELGHGPLEDFRGCARYALLRPLIEGSLDRRVFYEKDSVEELSCIQLLVRAPQESWLLIRQIKFWTKREEEEEEEQLLKCKDTI; this is encoded by the exons ATGTATCACTGCCTGTGGAAATTTCTTCTGGTTGCTGTATCCCTGACCCTCCTGGGCTTCTTCCTCCAAGAGGAGAATGAAGAGCATCTTAAGTACAGCTTATCGTTG caggaggaaaagaaaatactgtggCAGCTAGACCAGGAGCAAATCAGTTCTGAAGTCAAGAACCATCTGGAAACCTTCAAGGACATGCAGAAAACCTCCTCTCTACTCCAGCAAGCCAAGTACAAATTCCTAGCTGGAGTTCCTCCCCAGCAAAAGA agcTGCTGGTGGCGGGCATCTCCTCAGCACGTCACCCTCATGGGAGCTACCTCTTGGACACCCTGCAGTCCCTGTTCCAAGCTTCCTCAGAAGCTGAACTGAATTGCATTGTGGTGCTGGTCTGCCTGTCAGACTCCGACCCTGAGTGGCTCAACCAGACGGTCACCAATATTTCAGACGGCTTCAAAGCACATGTTGAGGCCCGGAGGCTACTCGTGGTCCAAGGCCACATCAGCGGCTCCCCTCTCCTGGGAGGCCTGAACAACAGTAACCACTCTCCACCCTGCAAGACACCGTATTCCAGGCAGAAAGCGGATTATGCCCTCCTCATGAACTTCGCTATCAGTGTCTCCAGACACTCCCTGATGCTGGAAGATAATGTTCACTGCACCCCCAAATTTATTTCTACCATCTATTTGACACTGTTAGCCTGGAAAGAGCGACCTTGGGTGATCCTGGAGTTCTCCATCCTGAGCCTCTCGGGGAAAGTTTTCCACACAAGTGACCTCTCCCGCCTgacatttctcctcctccttttccacgGAGACACTCCTACTCATTTGCTTCTTTCTGAATTCCGTCTTCTCTTGGCCCAAAACATCCCAATTCGTTTCAGCAACTCAGTCTTCCACCACGTGAGCAACTACTCTGTGCTGGAGGACGTGTGCTTTCCTGT GAAGGAAGAGACCTTCAGTGAACCGGACAACCCCACTGCCAGTGTCCACACTGACATGATGTCAGCAGTGAGCAACATCCCACGATACACTTACAC GAGTAAGGACTGCTACGCCACCCTCAACCCTTTAAAAGGCAACCACCTGACAGTGATCCTGGAGGGGCCACAGAAAGCCACCCGGATAGAAGTCCTGACAGGTTCTGACAGACAAAAGCAGTACCGGCTGGCACACAGGCAAGTAGAACTGGGCCATGGTCCCTTGGAGGATTTCAGAGGCTGTGCTCGCTATGCCCTGCTGCGTCCTCTGATAGAAGGGAGTTTGGACCGGAGGGTGTTTTATGAAAAAGACTCTGTGGAGGAGTTGAGTTGCATACAGCTGCTGGTGCGAGCACCTCAAGAGTCTTGGCTCCTGATCAGGCAGATCAAATTCTGGACCAAgcgtgaggaggaggaggaggaggaaca GTTGCTTAAGTGCAAGGACACCATCTGA